GTCAATAAAAGCAAGTTACTGCGACATAGTCGCCTCAGGTTTCGGTCACTTGAGGGACGCCATCCCCTGAGATGgtagtacctcattttcacctaaccttagcaatgGCCCTTGAGCTGATTGGAGTTCCCACAGGAGGTTTTCAGCTACCAAGGAGAGTTAGTGCCAACCATGTGGGAGAACTTTGAAGTCAGATCCATGCGTACGACCCCGTACAACCCCCAGACAAACGGGCTATGTAAGAGGTTCAACGGTATTTCAAGAAAGTATTAAGAGCACATGTCCACTCAGAGGTGTGGGGGGAGCTGAGAGAAAGCTGTGCAGAAATTATTGTTCGCAAGGTCCCACAGGGTTCTATCATTTTTTCCCCATTTGAGTTGCTATATAGTCACAGGGTACAGAGAACCCTAGATTTACTCCAGGAAAGCTGGGAAACACATTTCAGAAGCCTCAAGAGCCGCTACTTGAGTATTTAGCCAAGTTGCTGGATAGACTCAAGTGGCTGATGAACCTGACCAGAACCACCTTGGAGGTATTGCAGGCTCACCAGCAACAGTGGTGTGACAGGCATGTGAGAACCCGAGAATTAACAATAGGGCAACAGGTTATGGTGTTGGTATCCTCTCAGAAGAATAGATTGCTAGACATGTGAACTGGTCCATTCAAAGTAATGCAAAGAGAAGGGGAGGTTGATAATGTTGTGGCTTTAGATGCAGCAAGTAATCGTACTAGAATCTACCATGTCAATAGGTTAAAGGCCTATGACACCCAAGAGGTAGGGGCCTTGGCCATATGCTGTCCTCCTATGGACGATCACGAAACTGATAATATCCCTGTCTTGACAGCAATGGTCCAGAATGACGTAGGGGTAGAGGTTGTACAGTTAGGGACGCAGTTGCAGGAGCGACGATTGACACAGATTAGTGGTGTTGGAGATGCAGCAACCCCAATTTACTACAAAGCCAGGTCACACTCATTTATTCTGTCACCATGTCGATACCAGAGATGCATGGCAACTACAGCAATCCATGTATTGGGTGCCCTCAGAGGTGCTCACTGCGATATGGAGCTAAATGATATGTCAGCCATGGGCGTTATTGTCCCATCCCGCAGTATCTGGACCCGCCGGTGTAGCTTTAGTGCCCAAAAAGTATGATACCACCTGCTTTTTTGCATACTACAGACAACTTAATGAGCTATCATCGACTGAAGTACACCCCATGCCAAGAATAGATGAGCTCTTGGACAAACTGGGAGCTGCTCACTAGGTGACAACTGTGGATCTTAGCAAGGGATAGTGGCAAATTCCCCTTAACAAAGAGGCGCAGGAGCAATCTGAATTCATCACGTTGTTTGGGCAGTTTGAATTCGAAGtaatgccctttggaatgaagaATGCCCAAGCCACCTTCCAGTGGGTGGTGGGTAACCTGTTGGATGCGTGCCAGAAATTAGCAAAGGCATTTGAATGTCATCGCTTTATGCGGCGAAAATTTGGAGGATCATTTAGTACATATCGCTCAGTTGCTTAGTCGCATCAAAGACGCCAGATTGACCATAAGATTTAACAAATACCAAATGGGAATGGCAGAGATACAGTACTTGGGGCACAGGGTAACCAGAGGCAAATCACACCCAGAGGCAGACAAGGTAGATGACATATTGTCATGGCCTTGACCCTCCAAACATAAAGAGGTTCAAGCTTCCGTCGGCACTGCGGGGTACTACTGCAAGTTCATACCTCACTATGGTACCTTTGCCAAACTTGCCAAACCTGACCAGAAATTCATGCAACAGATAGTGTGGACAGATGAGTGTGAGTCCCATGTTAGCTGCACCTGACTTCCAAGGACCATTCATTGTGCAAACGCATTAAGCTGTGGATTAGGAGCAGTCTTGTCAGGTCAGGAGCACCCACTAGAATATTTGTCCCAGAAACTGGTGGCTAGGGAAATTGCCTACTCAACCATTGAGAAAGAGTGCTTAGTCATAGTGTGGGCACTCAGAAAGTTGCAGCCCTATTTATATGGCCATGAGTTCTCGGTTAAAATGTGCCAATTGTTATGTTGCAATGTATGTTATTATtgatattatgctttatttatgcCATTATAATGTTCTACGTTATTATGTTGACCACTGGGTTATTATGTGATCTATATGGGTTAAATGTTACCAGGTGGGTTGTTTGTAAAGTGGACTCATGGAGATATGGATGCAGCCATCTCATTCTCTAGGAGTAAAACAATGTGGAGGCCAGTCTTAAACAAAGAAATTATACCAAGCCCGaggaaatatatacatatgggTTAAATGACCAGTGTATACCTGTATAATTACATTATGCTGATCATGTTCAGCCAACAGTTTGTAATTGTTCCACTGGTACCAGGGATCAGAGTTAGTGACATGCTCTCCACAGGGAACCAATGGGGTAGAACACCCAGGGGATAGGTTTTATCCCCTGTCATAGCCCGAGTGCCACCCCCTTTATCCCCACCACTGTGGTTATATTGATGTGTATATAACCGGTAGTTTAAGGATACAAAAGGTGTCTGTGACTTTGCCTGAATATCAGGTGAACTAACCTGATTGTAACATTTAACCATCAAGTGCTGAGCTAGACTAAGAAGTGTTGGTATAATATACCGTTGTATACCATCATATTTAGACCCAGAAAATATAACTAAATGCCAtttaataattttacaatgaaggcagtaggagaagtagcggtatctcccccctccgctctatactcaatgcggctgcaagactcatcttcctctcacgccgctcctcctctgcctcccctctctgccttgccttacactggctccccttcccctacagaatccttttcaaactcctcaccaccacttacaaggctctctccaacgctactgccccttatatctctaacctactctccattcacactcctgcccgctccctgcgctcggccaacgaccgccgcctctcctccactcttatcacctcttcccactccagaatccaagacttttcctgtgcagcccccttctccttaacaacctccctcgttccatccgtctctctcctactctgtgctccttcaaacgtgcactcaaaactcacctcttcctcaaagcctaccaaccatctacttaacccccatctcctcccttttgctcgtcctcccttctctcctcttgcctcaacttgctcctcttgtgcccggtctgtttaccctcccttaggatgtaagctcgtatgagcagggccccctcccctcctgtctccatacttgTTCtcccgctccgtctttactgcatatgactggccggagtttctgaagtattggtactttttgttcattgttttgtatggtttcaccctgtatagtctactgttagtactgtgtgcggcgctgcagataccttgtggcgcctaacaaataaatgataataatatgtcCTATGACTGTATATCAGTCCGCTTTGACCACTGTttgtatctatttatatatatttatggtataGAACTATATAGGAGTTTGTGGAGAAATGATGCAGCAAATGTGGTGTAATAGAGTACCACAGGTATTGTTGGAGCATATAGTCAATGACGTTATGCAGATAAACCATGTGCtctcaaattcatcatcatcatcatttatttatatagcgccactaattctgcagcgctgtccaGAGGATGCACTCAAATTATGTTGTGATATGTAGTATGTAACACAGGATAGTCGTAGTTGTATGAATGAGTTATAATTAAttctcacacacaaacagtacTTTAAGTTATAAAACAGTCAAATAATATGTTATTTCCATCTATACTGATAGAGTAAAAGAAACATAGTAAGGTATTGTATTATTTATGCTTACtatactgttttatattatgtgtaagaCTGTTATAATGAGGGTATGTTGATGAGCATATAAAATATCTTAAATGAAGTTAGATATTGCGTGCAGTTTTTCTTGATAATAAGTATACGCTTATGATACAAATATTGCGCCTGTGAATTTGGAGCAGAAAAGGAATTGTATTTTGTGGGTTAAACTGGAAACTACTTTTGTGAGTTTAGatataaataagttattaaatggtcattaacaTATTTGCCTCACTATTATAGTGCTATAAGAAAAGAAAACGTGCCCTTTAACAGGAGGGCAACGCTCTTTGAGCCACCGCATTAGTGGTAACCAGCCAAGACTATGGCACTGGTGCGGACTAGTCCTTTACAGGAGAAGCCAAGTTGTTTGGTTTGTTTTGTATTGGAATTTGGGTTTAATAAATGAATGACTTTCACAATGTGAAAAGGAATGTCTGTGATCACTGTCCTCTTGTCTTGCAAAGACTCCATATCAGGGGCCTGTCTGAACCCAGCTCACACACTGGGCCCAACAGTTGTTGGCATTTATTGGGACTATTACTGGATTGGCCCTGTAACGTGGTGCTCCTAAATGAGTACCCTAAGTTGCCAATTACCGGTGCAAAACAGCAACACTGATTTGCAAAGTTATCGTTACCAGATGCAACATAGTAGCACTTGAAGAGAACAGTACACTAAAATTGTGATACGCTAGATGTCAAGTTGTTACATCTTCAGTTAAAGCGAATAGTACTAAACAAAGCAATGATATCTGAGACGTTTGGCAGGTGTGAGTGGTTTATGTAAAGTCCAGACTGTTAACAACATGGCTAACAAGTTCTGAACGacttttaaaacatttcccacattctgagcatgaatactttttttcttctgtatgaCTTCTCTCATGAACAACAAGATCTGACTTAGCTCTAAACcgcttcccacactcagagcatgaatATGGTCTCTCTCGTGCATGAATCATCTGATGTCTAATAATGCTCGATTTtacagtaaaacatttcccacatttagggcatgaatatggtttctctccattgtgagttctctgatgtctaacaagatttTTGTTACTCacaaaatatttcccacactcagtGCAAGAATATGGTTTATCTTCTGCATGACATCTTTGatgtacaacaagttctgaatAACACCCAAATCTTTTATCACAGTCAGAGCAGGGCCATAATTTGTTTtcaatgtaattgtttttttcttttccttgctTGTCTTCATAGCTGAACCGGTTATTAAAACATGTTTCACCATTGGCAGAAGATCCTGATTCCTCTTCATTATGACgtgatgtatattgtgtatgatcagCGTGTGGGATATTTCCTTCTTCACAtaagactgattcctccttaatatatgtagatgtatattgtttatGATCTTTAGGTATATTAGTATCAGGGTGTGGGACATTTCCTTCATTATATGAGACcaattcctccttaatatgagtagatgtatattgtgtatgatctgtggagTTTCCTCCTTCACAtaagactgattcctccttaatatgagtagatgtatatggtgtatgatctgtgggtgtaaaAATGTCGCTGTCTGTGGAGTTTCCTCCTTCACGCAAGACCGATTcttccttaatatgagtagatgtatattgtgtatgatctgtgtgtgtataaatgtcgCTTTCTGTGAGGTCTCCTCCTTCACACAAGaccgattcctccttaatatgagtagatgtatacagtgtatgatctgtgggtgtagaAATGTCgctgtctgtgaggtttcctccatcacattcAGCAGATTCCTctttaatatgagtagatgtatattgtgtatgatctggggagtttcctccTTCATgcgagactgattcctccttaatatgagtagatgtatacagtgtatgatctgtgggtgtagaAATGTCGGTGTCTGTGAGGTTTCTTCCATCATGTGAGAtagattcctccttaatatgagtagatgtatacggtggatgatctgtgggtgtataaatgtcagtgtctgtgaggtttcttCCATCATGTGAGAtagattcctc
The nucleotide sequence above comes from Mixophyes fleayi isolate aMixFle1 chromosome 6, aMixFle1.hap1, whole genome shotgun sequence. Encoded proteins:
- the LOC142159805 gene encoding uncharacterized protein LOC142159805, translated to MPPKKQMSAVEVTRQQEAAKRRRAERDKVRRQTMSDDQRERERERHRHANMTPQQIARHRENNRRANRTKHYTALEKTSSDSETLRPCIRVRRIEQDPDPITVPPPQSLMIHERKNDHKILELANTIILVTGEEWESLEGHKDLYKDVMMENHRPLTSLEFHKDPSALIKEEFVSCEEEHLQHTDIYTPTDHTPYTSTHIKEESVSREGGNSPDHTQYTSTDIKEESAECERGNLSDTDIYTPSDYKQYTSTHIKEETVSREGGNSPDDTQYISTHIKEESAECERGNLTDTDIYTPTDHPPYTSTHIKEESISHDGRNLTDTDIYTPTDHPPYTSTHIKEESISHDGRNLTDTDISTPTDHTLYTSTHIKEESVSHEGGNSPDHTQYTSTHIKEESAECDGGNLTDSDISTPTDHTLYTSTHIKEESVLCEGGDLTESDIYTHTDHTQYTSTHIKEESVLREGGNSTDSDIFTPTDHTPYTSTHIKEESVLCEGGNSTDHTQYTSTHIKEELVSYNEGNVPHPDTNIPKDHKQYTSTYIKEESVLCEEGNIPHADHTQYTSRHNEEESGSSANGETCFNNRFSYEDKQGKEKNNYIENKLWPCSDCDKRFGCYSELVVHQRCHAEDKPYSCTECGKYFVSNKNLVRHQRTHNGEKPYSCPKCGKCFTVKSSIIRHQMIHARERPYSCSECGKRFRAKSDLVVHERSHTEEKKYSCSECGKCFKSRSELVSHVVNSLDFT